The Arachis hypogaea cultivar Tifrunner chromosome 16, arahy.Tifrunner.gnm2.J5K5, whole genome shotgun sequence genome contains a region encoding:
- the LOC112697610 gene encoding uncharacterized protein translates to MDKGKGVMGSNARRWAVDFSDNSTSPSSRDVPDPPGFSRASIDQDDSTLSRQKKDAESNWKAQKAWEVAQAPFKNLLMMGFMMWMAGSTVHLFSIGITFSALWQPISALQSVGKIFEPYKDSRVELLGPKLLFIALNLGGLALGVWKLNALGLLPTHTSDWVSSLPPAQEVEYSGGGLNLS, encoded by the exons ATGGATAAAGGAAAGGGAGTCATGGGATCCAACGCTCGAAGATGGGCCGTTGACTTCTCCGACAATTCAACCTCTCCTTCCTCTCGCGACGTTCCTGATCCTCCCGGTTTCTCTCGTGCTTCCATCGATCAG GACGATTCAACCCTCAGTCGCCAGAAGAAGGATGCGGAATCAAACTGGAAAGCACAG AAAGCTTGGGAAGTAGCACAAGCCCCTTTCAAGAACTTGCTAATGATGGGGTTTATGATGTGGATGGCTGGAAGTACAGTGCACCTGTTCAGCATTGGTATCACCTTCTCAGCTCTTTGGCAGCCTATCAGTGCCTTGCAAAGCGTTGGCAAGA TTTTTGAGCCTTACAAAGACAGTAGAGTGGAGCTTCTTGGACCTAAGTTGTTATTCATAGCCCTTAATTTGGGTGGCTTGGCACTAGGTGTTTGGAAG CTCAATGCATTGGGGCTTCTTCCTACGCACACATCAGACTGGGTCTCATCCTTACCTCCTGCTCAG GAAGTGGAGTATTCAGGTGGCGGTCTTAATTTGAGTTGA